The Panacibacter microcysteis genome includes a window with the following:
- a CDS encoding arsenate reductase ArsC has product MKKILVLCTGNSCRSQIAEGYLKHFAGDKAAVYSAGVETHGVNPRAIQTMQEDGIDISMHTSNHIDEYRNIDFDFVITVCDNAKERCPYFPSGAKKFHHNFPDPAKKTGTAEEILQAFRDVRQMIKEYCRQFVAAQILQ; this is encoded by the coding sequence ATGAAAAAAATTTTAGTACTCTGCACAGGAAACAGTTGCAGGAGCCAGATTGCAGAAGGATATCTGAAACATTTTGCAGGTGATAAAGCGGCCGTGTACAGCGCAGGTGTAGAAACACATGGCGTAAATCCACGTGCCATACAAACCATGCAGGAAGATGGCATCGATATCTCGATGCATACTTCAAACCATATTGACGAATACAGGAACATTGATTTCGATTTTGTAATTACCGTGTGCGACAATGCAAAGGAACGTTGCCCATATTTTCCTTCGGGTGCAAAAAAGTTCCACCACAACTTTCCCGATCCTGCTAAGAAAACAGGCACAGCGGAAGAGATTTTACAGGCTTTCAGGGATGTACGGCAGATGATCAAAGAATATTGCCGGCAGTTTGTAGCAGCACAAATCCTGCAATAA
- the arsN2 gene encoding arsenic resistance N-acetyltransferase ArsN2 — protein MDSIFAVTVNGASVANRPAIINLLQAAGLPTADLPSTMEHFFVAVVDGIVVGAIGLELYGHDGLLRSMVVNELQRGNAIAAQLLQQLESHAQKKALHSLYLLTETAAHYFERKGYRPVTRDAVPAALQASSEFSHVCPASAIVMKKDIQSL, from the coding sequence ATGGATAGCATTTTTGCAGTTACTGTTAATGGAGCTTCGGTTGCAAACCGGCCCGCAATAATCAACCTGCTGCAGGCAGCAGGGTTACCAACCGCTGACTTACCTTCAACAATGGAGCATTTTTTTGTGGCAGTGGTTGATGGTATCGTTGTTGGCGCCATTGGCCTGGAGTTGTATGGCCATGATGGTTTGCTGCGATCAATGGTGGTCAACGAATTGCAGAGGGGCAATGCCATTGCAGCACAACTGTTACAACAACTCGAAAGCCATGCACAAAAAAAGGCATTACATAGTTTGTACCTGCTTACAGAAACAGCGGCGCATTATTTTGAACGCAAAGGGTACCGGCCGGTAACAAGAGATGCAGTGCCTGCCGCACTGCAGGCCTCGTCAGAGTTTAGTCATGTTTGTCCTGCAAGCGCCATTGTTATGAAAAAAGACATACAATCGTTATGA
- a CDS encoding metallophosphoesterase family protein has translation MRIALFSDVHANLPALQACFKSMDEQHPDAVYCLGDLVGYNIWPNEVIDEIRKRGIPAIAGNYDEGIGLMSNECGCAYKSAPEKDMGNISISYTNSIVKPEQRKYLRTLPAHIRIEFKLNGTLLNVLLVHGSPRKINEYLFEDRDEQSMMRIMEQANADILCFGHTHKPYHRILPAEASDNMPCRHAINIGSVGKPKDNNPAGCYVILTLDEHTDITKKDSLKVEFIRFDYDVEKAAKAVEDSPLPNDYADMLRKGY, from the coding sequence ATGAGAATCGCTCTTTTTAGTGACGTACACGCAAATTTACCTGCATTGCAGGCATGTTTTAAAAGCATGGATGAGCAGCATCCCGATGCTGTTTATTGCCTTGGAGACCTGGTTGGTTACAACATCTGGCCCAATGAAGTGATTGATGAAATAAGAAAAAGAGGTATACCGGCTATCGCGGGTAATTACGATGAAGGTATTGGATTAATGAGTAACGAATGTGGGTGTGCTTACAAGTCTGCGCCTGAAAAAGATATGGGCAATATTTCCATCTCCTACACAAATTCGATCGTAAAGCCGGAGCAAAGGAAGTATTTAAGAACACTACCTGCACATATACGTATTGAGTTTAAACTAAACGGTACATTGCTTAACGTGCTGTTGGTACACGGAAGTCCGCGAAAAATAAATGAGTATCTTTTTGAAGACAGGGACGAGCAAAGTATGATGCGGATTATGGAGCAGGCAAATGCAGATATATTGTGTTTTGGTCATACCCACAAGCCTTACCATAGAATTTTGCCGGCTGAGGCTTCGGACAACATGCCCTGCCGCCACGCAATAAATATCGGCTCTGTAGGAAAACCAAAAGATAATAACCCTGCCGGCTGTTATGTTATACTTACTCTTGATGAGCATACCGATATAACAAAAAAAGATAGCCTGAAGGTGGAGTTTATCCGTTTTGACTACGATGTTGAAAAAGCAGCCAAAGCGGTGGAAGACAGCCCGCTTCCCAATGATTATGCTGACATGCTGCGAAAGGGATATTAG